The Paraburkholderia acidisoli genome contains a region encoding:
- a CDS encoding Bax inhibitor-1/YccA family protein codes for MNEYPYNFGRGGTVTSVETRNRVLRNTYWLLALSMVPTVLGAWVGVATGFSLFAATSPAMSLLAFFAIAFGFMFAIERTKNSSAGVFVLLGFTFFMGLMLSRLLSFILGFSNGPSLIMLAFGGTGVIFAAMATIATVSKRDFSGLGKWLFMGVVVLLLASVANIFLHLPALMLTVSVLAIVIFSAYMLFDVQRVVNGGETNYISATLAIYLDLYNVFTNLLAILGIFGGNRN; via the coding sequence ATGAACGAGTATCCCTACAACTTCGGCCGCGGCGGCACCGTCACCTCGGTCGAGACCCGCAACCGCGTACTGCGCAACACCTACTGGCTGCTCGCGCTTTCGATGGTGCCGACGGTGCTCGGCGCGTGGGTGGGCGTCGCAACGGGCTTCTCGCTCTTCGCGGCCACCAGCCCGGCCATGAGCCTGCTGGCGTTCTTCGCCATCGCTTTCGGCTTCATGTTCGCCATCGAGCGCACCAAGAACAGTTCGGCCGGCGTGTTCGTCCTGCTCGGCTTCACGTTCTTCATGGGCCTGATGCTGTCGCGTCTGCTGTCGTTCATCCTCGGCTTCTCGAACGGCCCGTCGCTCATCATGCTCGCTTTCGGCGGCACCGGCGTGATTTTCGCCGCCATGGCCACGATCGCCACGGTCAGCAAACGTGACTTCTCCGGCCTCGGCAAGTGGCTGTTCATGGGCGTGGTCGTGCTGCTGCTCGCCAGCGTCGCGAACATTTTCCTGCATCTGCCCGCGCTGATGCTCACGGTGTCCGTGCTCGCCATCGTGATCTTCTCGGCTTACATGCTGTTCGACGTCCAGCGCGTCGTGAACGGCGGCGAGACGAACTACATCTCGGCCACGCTCGCCATTTATCTGGACCTCTACAACGTGTTCACGAACCTGCTGGCGATCCTCGGCATCTTCGGCGGCAATCGTAACTAA
- the ndk gene encoding nucleoside-diphosphate kinase has protein sequence MAIERTLSIIKPDAVAKNVIGQIYSRFENAGLKIVASRMVQLSRADAEKFYAVHAERPFFKDLVDFMISGPVVIQALEGENAILKHRDLMGATDPKKAEKGTIRADFADSIDANAVHGSDAAETARVEIAFFFPEVNVYSR, from the coding sequence ATGGCGATCGAACGCACCCTGTCGATTATCAAGCCGGACGCAGTGGCAAAGAACGTGATCGGTCAGATCTACAGCCGCTTCGAAAACGCTGGCCTGAAGATCGTGGCTTCGCGCATGGTCCAACTCTCGCGCGCCGACGCAGAGAAGTTCTATGCTGTTCACGCTGAGCGTCCGTTCTTCAAGGACCTCGTCGACTTCATGATCTCGGGTCCGGTCGTGATCCAGGCGCTGGAAGGCGAAAACGCCATCCTGAAGCACCGCGACCTGATGGGCGCAACGGATCCGAAGAAGGCGGAAAAGGGCACGATCCGCGCTGACTTCGCCGACAGCATCGACGCGAACGCCGTTCACGGTTCGGATGCAGCGGAAACGGCACGCGTTGAAATCGCGTTCTTCTTCCCGGAAGTCAACGTTTACTCGCGTTAA
- the rlmN gene encoding 23S rRNA (adenine(2503)-C(2))-methyltransferase RlmN, producing MTSSSTVNLLDLDAQGLVAYCESLGEKPFRAKQLQRWIHQYNAADFDGMTDLAKSLREKLKGRAVIGMPGIVSDNVSSDGTRKWLVDMGNGNAVETVFIPEETRGTLCVSSQAGCAVNCRFCSTGKQGFSRNLTTAEIIGQLRMAEFALRASLRGEEGGRANGGDGKGERVITNVVMMGMGEPLLNYDAVVPAMRLMLDDNAYGLSRRRVTLSTSGVVPMMDRLGAELPVALAVSLHAPNDALRDELVPLNRKYPLRELMAACQRYLEVAPRDFITFEYCMLDGVNDTEKHARELLAVTRDVPCKFNLIPFNPFPESGLLRSKSDQIKRFAQILMDAGVVTTVRKTRGDDIDAACGQLAGEVKDRTRLAERMGRAAGKIIEVRPV from the coding sequence ATGACGAGCAGTTCCACCGTCAACCTTCTCGATCTCGACGCCCAAGGGCTCGTCGCTTATTGCGAAAGCCTGGGCGAGAAGCCGTTTCGCGCCAAACAGCTTCAGCGCTGGATCCATCAATACAATGCCGCCGACTTCGACGGCATGACGGATCTGGCCAAATCGCTGCGCGAAAAGCTCAAAGGGCGCGCCGTCATCGGCATGCCGGGCATCGTCAGCGACAACGTCTCGTCCGACGGCACACGCAAGTGGCTCGTCGACATGGGCAACGGCAATGCCGTCGAAACCGTGTTCATCCCCGAAGAAACGCGCGGCACGCTGTGTGTGTCGTCGCAGGCGGGATGTGCGGTCAACTGCCGGTTTTGTTCGACCGGCAAGCAAGGTTTCTCACGCAATCTCACCACCGCTGAAATCATCGGTCAGCTGCGCATGGCGGAATTCGCCTTGCGCGCGTCGTTGCGCGGCGAGGAAGGCGGTCGCGCCAATGGCGGCGACGGCAAGGGCGAGCGCGTCATCACGAACGTCGTGATGATGGGCATGGGCGAGCCGCTGCTGAATTACGACGCGGTCGTGCCGGCCATGCGCCTGATGCTCGACGACAACGCGTACGGCCTGTCGCGCCGGCGCGTGACGCTGTCCACCTCGGGCGTCGTGCCCATGATGGACCGTCTCGGCGCGGAATTGCCGGTGGCGCTCGCGGTCTCGCTGCACGCGCCGAACGACGCGCTGCGCGACGAACTCGTGCCGCTCAACCGCAAATATCCGCTGCGCGAACTGATGGCGGCGTGCCAGCGTTATCTGGAAGTCGCGCCGCGCGATTTCATCACATTCGAGTACTGCATGCTCGACGGCGTCAACGACACGGAGAAGCATGCGCGCGAGTTGCTCGCGGTCACGCGCGACGTGCCGTGCAAGTTCAATCTGATCCCGTTCAATCCGTTCCCCGAGTCGGGCCTGCTGCGCTCGAAATCGGACCAGATCAAGCGGTTCGCGCAGATCCTGATGGATGCGGGCGTCGTCACGACGGTGCGCAAGACGCGCGGCGACGACATCGACGCCGCTTGCGGTCAGCTCGCCGGCGAAGTGAAAGACCGCACGCGGCTCGCCGAGCGCATGGGCCGCGCGGCAGGCAAGATCATCGAAGTTCGGCCGGTTTGA
- a CDS encoding helix-turn-helix domain-containing protein → MSEPQHPFGTDGTDSNAGRAAQGATPSPVQAVPDTLAAAGARLAQLRQAKGWAVEDVSARLKVSVAKLRELEAGDISHLPDATFAAGVVRAYAKLLGADPAPFAQALRRETGVAQPDLSMPASSGSDLPRGRVSLSLGGGGARAPRRRASWLWGIGIVVIAVIVISMWHTNSGESSAWFSRLKAMANGASTQSGTPSNVTQGEATGSDGASAAPGTEPANSGAGNGANATVDQSVAQQLAAPQPASAAPVAAVAAAKPASATVATPASATAAAQAASAASAVAAPGASTFAIHATQDTWVSVRQKDGKEVFSGLVHGNDAREISGVEPLKVTVGNKAGIESMTINGQPVDPSKYASARGNVARFVLP, encoded by the coding sequence ATGAGCGAGCCGCAGCACCCTTTCGGGACAGACGGAACTGACAGCAACGCAGGACGTGCGGCGCAGGGCGCGACGCCGTCGCCGGTGCAGGCCGTGCCCGACACGCTGGCCGCGGCCGGCGCGCGTCTCGCGCAGTTGCGCCAGGCCAAGGGCTGGGCGGTCGAGGACGTATCGGCGCGGCTCAAGGTCTCGGTGGCCAAGCTGCGCGAGCTGGAGGCCGGCGACATTAGCCATCTGCCCGACGCGACGTTCGCGGCCGGCGTGGTGCGCGCTTACGCCAAGCTGCTCGGCGCCGACCCCGCGCCGTTCGCGCAGGCGCTGCGTCGCGAAACCGGCGTGGCGCAACCCGATTTGTCGATGCCGGCCTCGTCGGGGTCGGATCTGCCGCGCGGGCGCGTGTCGCTCTCGCTGGGCGGCGGTGGCGCGCGTGCGCCGCGCCGTCGTGCTTCGTGGCTGTGGGGGATCGGCATCGTCGTGATCGCCGTTATCGTCATTTCGATGTGGCATACGAACAGCGGCGAGTCGTCGGCGTGGTTCTCGCGGCTGAAGGCGATGGCCAACGGCGCGAGCACGCAGTCGGGCACGCCGTCCAACGTCACGCAGGGCGAAGCCACCGGCTCGGATGGCGCCTCGGCCGCGCCGGGCACGGAGCCGGCGAATAGCGGCGCGGGCAACGGCGCTAACGCCACGGTGGATCAGTCGGTGGCGCAGCAACTCGCCGCGCCGCAGCCCGCGAGCGCGGCACCGGTTGCGGCTGTCGCGGCAGCGAAGCCTGCCAGCGCAACGGTGGCAACGCCTGCGAGCGCGACGGCAGCGGCGCAGGCTGCCTCGGCGGCGAGCGCGGTGGCGGCGCCGGGTGCTTCGACCTTCGCGATCCACGCGACGCAGGATACGTGGGTGAGCGTGCGCCAGAAGGACGGCAAGGAAGTGTTCTCCGGTCTCGTCCATGGTAACGACGCGCGCGAAATCAGCGGTGTCGAGCCGCTGAAGGTCACGGTGGGCAACAAGGCCGGTATCGAGTCGATGACGATCAACGGCCAGCCGGTCGATCCGTCGAAGTACGCTTCGGCGCGCGGTAACGTCGCGCGCTTCGTGCTGCCTTGA
- the ispG gene encoding flavodoxin-dependent (E)-4-hydroxy-3-methylbut-2-enyl-diphosphate synthase: MGFSMQSETQSPSSNSQIVSNEPILGGHAPRRKSHGVHVRWGGQLVTIGGDAPVRVQSMTNTDTADAIGTAIQIKELAQAGSELVRITVNTPEAAAAVPHIREQLDRMGVMVPLVGDFHYNGHLLLRDHPACAESLSKYRINPGNVGQGAKRDTQYAQMIEAAIKYDKPVRIGVNWGSLDQDLLARMMDENASRAVPWEAQSVMYEALIQSAIGSAERAVELGLGRDKIILSCKVSGVQDLIAVYQQLAKRCDFALHLGLTEAGMGSKGIVASTAALSVLLQQGIGDTIRISLTPEPGAPRTGEVVVGQEILQTMGLRSFTPMVIACPGCGRTTSTLFQELASQIQNYLRAQMPLWRDDYPGVETMNVAVMGCIVNGPGESKHANIGISLPGSGENPAAPVFIDGEKVKTLRGERIAEEFQQIVSDYVARKYGKAEVVN, from the coding sequence ATGGGTTTTTCGATGCAAAGCGAAACGCAATCCCCGTCCAGCAACAGTCAGATTGTCTCGAACGAGCCGATCCTCGGCGGCCATGCGCCGCGCCGCAAGTCGCACGGCGTGCACGTGCGCTGGGGCGGCCAGCTGGTGACGATCGGTGGCGACGCGCCGGTGCGCGTGCAGTCGATGACCAACACCGACACGGCTGACGCCATCGGCACGGCCATCCAGATCAAGGAACTCGCGCAGGCCGGTTCGGAGCTGGTGCGTATCACGGTCAACACGCCGGAAGCGGCCGCCGCCGTACCGCATATCCGCGAGCAACTCGACCGTATGGGCGTGATGGTGCCGCTCGTCGGCGACTTCCATTACAACGGTCACTTGCTGCTGCGCGATCATCCCGCCTGCGCCGAGTCGCTCTCGAAGTACCGGATCAATCCGGGCAACGTGGGTCAGGGCGCGAAGCGCGACACGCAGTACGCGCAGATGATCGAAGCCGCGATCAAGTACGACAAGCCGGTGCGTATCGGCGTGAACTGGGGCAGTCTCGACCAGGACCTGCTCGCGCGCATGATGGACGAGAACGCCTCGCGCGCGGTGCCGTGGGAAGCGCAAAGCGTCATGTACGAAGCGCTGATCCAGTCGGCGATCGGCTCGGCGGAACGCGCGGTCGAACTCGGCCTCGGCCGCGACAAGATCATCCTGTCGTGCAAGGTGAGCGGCGTGCAGGATCTGATCGCCGTGTACCAGCAGCTCGCGAAGCGTTGCGATTTCGCGTTGCACCTGGGCCTCACCGAAGCGGGCATGGGTTCGAAGGGCATCGTCGCTTCGACGGCGGCGCTTTCGGTGCTGCTGCAACAGGGTATCGGCGACACCATCCGCATTTCGCTCACGCCGGAACCGGGCGCGCCGCGCACGGGCGAAGTCGTCGTCGGCCAGGAAATCCTGCAGACGATGGGCCTGCGTTCGTTCACGCCCATGGTGATCGCGTGCCCCGGCTGCGGCCGCACGACCAGCACGCTGTTCCAGGAACTCGCTTCGCAGATCCAGAACTACCTGCGCGCGCAAATGCCGCTGTGGCGCGACGACTATCCGGGCGTGGAAACGATGAACGTCGCCGTGATGGGCTGCATCGTGAACGGTCCCGGCGAGTCGAAGCACGCGAACATCGGCATCAGCTTGCCGGGCTCGGGCGAGAACCCGGCGGCGCCGGTGTTCATCGACGGCGAAAAGGTGAAGACGCTGCGCGGCGAGCGCATCGCCGAAGAGTTCCAGCAGATCGTGAGCGACTACGTCGCGCGCAAGTACGGCAAGGCCGAAGTCGTCAACTGA
- the hisS gene encoding histidine--tRNA ligase, translating into MTEQKRKPEKLTGVKGMNDILPQEAGLWEFFETTVKSMLRSYGYQNIRTPIVEHTQLFTRGIGEVTDIVEKEMYSFTDALNGEHLTLRPENTAAVVRASIEHNMLYDGPKRLWYVGPMFRHERPQRGRYRQFHQVGVEALGFAGPDADAEIILMCQRLWDDLGLTGIKLEINSLGLAEERAAHRVELIKYLEQHVDKLDEDGKRRLYTNPLRVLDTKNPALQEIAEQAPKLIDFLGEESKAHFEGLQRILKANNIPFKINPRLVRGLDYYNLTVFEWITDKLGAQGTVAAGGRYDPLIEQLGGKPTAACGWAMGVERILELLKEEDLVPEDDGCDVYVVHQGETAREQAFIVAERLRDTGLDVILHCSADGQTASFKSQMKRADASGAAFAVVLGEDEIANGTVGIKALRGSAAEARSEQQTVAFEDLTEYLINAMVASAEDGDD; encoded by the coding sequence ATGACTGAACAGAAAAGAAAGCCCGAAAAACTCACGGGCGTGAAGGGCATGAACGACATCCTGCCGCAGGAGGCGGGACTGTGGGAATTCTTCGAAACCACGGTGAAGTCGATGCTGCGTTCGTACGGATACCAGAACATCCGCACGCCGATCGTCGAGCACACGCAGTTGTTCACGCGCGGCATCGGCGAGGTGACCGACATCGTCGAGAAGGAGATGTACAGCTTCACCGACGCGCTCAACGGCGAGCATCTCACGCTGCGCCCGGAAAATACGGCGGCGGTGGTGCGCGCCTCGATCGAGCACAACATGCTGTACGACGGCCCGAAGCGCCTGTGGTACGTGGGCCCGATGTTCCGCCACGAGCGTCCGCAGCGCGGCCGTTATCGCCAGTTCCACCAGGTTGGCGTGGAAGCGCTCGGCTTCGCGGGCCCGGATGCCGACGCCGAAATCATTCTGATGTGCCAGCGTCTCTGGGACGATCTCGGTTTGACCGGTATCAAGCTCGAGATCAATTCGCTGGGTCTGGCCGAAGAGCGCGCGGCGCATCGCGTCGAGCTCATCAAGTACCTCGAGCAGCACGTGGACAAGCTCGATGAAGACGGCAAGCGCCGCCTTTACACGAATCCGCTGCGCGTGCTCGACACGAAGAACCCCGCGCTGCAGGAAATCGCCGAGCAGGCGCCGAAGCTGATCGACTTCCTCGGCGAGGAATCGAAGGCGCACTTCGAAGGGCTGCAGCGCATCCTGAAGGCGAACAACATTCCCTTCAAGATCAATCCGCGTCTGGTGCGCGGTCTCGATTACTACAATCTGACCGTGTTCGAATGGATCACGGACAAGCTCGGCGCGCAGGGCACCGTCGCGGCCGGCGGCCGTTACGATCCGCTCATCGAGCAACTGGGCGGCAAGCCCACGGCCGCGTGCGGCTGGGCGATGGGCGTCGAGCGCATTCTCGAACTGCTCAAGGAAGAAGACCTCGTGCCGGAAGACGACGGCTGCGACGTGTACGTGGTCCATCAGGGCGAAACGGCGCGCGAGCAGGCGTTCATCGTGGCCGAGCGCCTGCGCGACACGGGTCTCGACGTGATCCTGCATTGCAGCGCCGACGGTCAAACGGCCAGCTTCAAGTCGCAGATGAAGCGTGCGGATGCGAGCGGCGCAGCCTTCGCCGTGGTGCTCGGCGAAGACGAAATCGCCAACGGCACGGTGGGCATAAAGGCGTTGCGCGGCTCGGCCGCCGAGGCCCGCAGCGAACAGCAAACGGTCGCGTTCGAGGACTTGACCGAATATCTGATCAATGCGATGGTTGCATCCGCCGAAGACGGCGACGACTGA
- a CDS encoding tetratricopeptide repeat protein, with amino-acid sequence MSYHDEQESIESVKAWWAQWGNATTWLVLIVLVALAAWNGWNFWQRRQAAEAAVLYDQVQQAVNGSDKAMLTRVATDMEDRFGGTAYAQMTALSVAKALYMAGDGASAKAQLQWAADHAKDDEFRQVAKLRLASLLLDEKAYDQGLALIPQPDSGPFKGVVADGRGDLLAAAGKRDDARAAYKLALDSLPKSDASQRQLVQFKLDALGG; translated from the coding sequence ATGAGTTATCACGACGAACAGGAATCGATCGAGAGCGTCAAGGCATGGTGGGCACAGTGGGGTAACGCCACCACGTGGCTCGTGCTGATCGTTCTGGTCGCGCTCGCCGCGTGGAACGGCTGGAACTTCTGGCAGCGCCGTCAGGCCGCCGAGGCCGCTGTGCTCTACGATCAGGTGCAGCAGGCCGTCAACGGCAGCGACAAGGCGATGCTCACGCGCGTCGCGACCGACATGGAAGACCGTTTCGGCGGCACGGCCTACGCGCAGATGACCGCGCTTTCGGTCGCCAAGGCGCTCTATATGGCGGGCGATGGCGCTAGCGCGAAGGCGCAGTTGCAATGGGCCGCCGACCACGCCAAGGACGACGAATTCCGCCAGGTCGCGAAGCTGCGTCTCGCTTCGCTGCTGCTCGACGAAAAGGCTTACGACCAGGGCCTCGCGCTGATTCCGCAGCCGGACTCCGGTCCGTTCAAGGGCGTCGTGGCCGACGGCCGCGGCGATCTGCTCGCGGCTGCCGGCAAGCGCGACGACGCGCGTGCGGCGTACAAGCTCGCGCTCGACAGCCTGCCGAAAAGCGACGCTTCCCAGCGCCAGCTCGTTCAGTTCAAGCTGGACGCGCTGGGCGGCTGA
- the bamB gene encoding outer membrane protein assembly factor BamB: MNLLKRTVVPVACAMTVLALAACSSTKDERRVPVPLTEFKPALDVQQVWKASVGKAGRYLFSPVAVGDAVYAAGANGSVAKIDAASGKEVWSVKLKDDLSAGVGSDGNLTAVGGLKGDVYVLDANGKLSWQAKAPGEIISPPLVGNGLVIVRTIDGQIVAFNGQTGEQKWTYRNRAVPLNLRVSAGMTFAGDQAVLAGFPGGTFVAINLQSGDAFWETPVSYPKGVTEVERINDVSGPPTLVGATTCAVTFQGQLGCFDANSGRAMWEKPFSSTSGVAQDETTVVGGDDWSVVKAYNVSTGQPAWTNDKLKSRDVSVPAVLGHAVVMGDYQGYVHFLSLDDGSFVSRVKTDGSPITAAPVLAGNTLVVQTKDGDLYGLRPR, translated from the coding sequence ATGAATCTGCTGAAACGAACCGTTGTGCCCGTCGCTTGCGCGATGACCGTCCTGGCTCTCGCAGCCTGCTCATCGACGAAAGACGAGCGCCGCGTGCCGGTGCCGCTGACCGAATTCAAGCCGGCGCTGGACGTCCAGCAGGTCTGGAAGGCGAGCGTCGGCAAGGCCGGCCGCTACCTGTTCTCGCCGGTCGCCGTGGGCGACGCCGTCTACGCCGCGGGCGCGAACGGCTCGGTCGCGAAGATCGACGCAGCCTCGGGCAAGGAAGTCTGGAGCGTCAAGCTCAAGGACGACCTCTCGGCGGGTGTGGGCAGCGACGGCAATCTCACGGCCGTGGGCGGCCTGAAGGGCGACGTCTACGTGCTCGACGCGAACGGCAAGCTCTCGTGGCAAGCCAAGGCGCCCGGCGAAATCATCTCGCCGCCGCTGGTCGGCAACGGCCTCGTGATCGTGCGCACCATCGACGGTCAGATCGTCGCGTTCAACGGGCAGACCGGCGAGCAGAAGTGGACCTACCGCAATCGTGCGGTGCCGCTGAACCTGCGCGTGTCGGCCGGCATGACCTTCGCGGGCGATCAGGCGGTGCTCGCGGGCTTCCCCGGCGGCACGTTCGTGGCGATCAACCTGCAAAGCGGCGACGCCTTCTGGGAAACGCCGGTGTCGTATCCGAAGGGCGTAACGGAAGTCGAGCGCATCAACGACGTGAGCGGTCCGCCCACGCTCGTCGGCGCGACCACTTGCGCGGTGACGTTCCAGGGCCAGCTTGGCTGCTTCGACGCGAATTCGGGCCGCGCGATGTGGGAAAAGCCGTTCTCGAGCACGAGCGGCGTCGCGCAGGACGAAACCACGGTGGTGGGCGGCGACGACTGGTCGGTGGTGAAGGCCTACAACGTCTCGACCGGCCAACCGGCCTGGACGAACGACAAGCTCAAGAGCCGCGACGTCAGCGTGCCGGCCGTGCTCGGCCACGCCGTGGTGATGGGTGACTATCAAGGCTACGTGCATTTCCTTTCGCTCGACGACGGCAGCTTCGTCTCGCGCGTGAAGACCGACGGCAGCCCGATCACGGCGGCGCCGGTGCTCGCGGGCAATACGCTCGTCGTGCAGACGAAGGACGGCGACCTGTACGGTCTGCGTCCGCGCTAA
- the der gene encoding ribosome biogenesis GTPase Der produces MKPVIALVGRPNVGKSTLFNRLTRSRDALVADLPGLTRDRHYGEGRTGDRAYLVVDTGGFEPVAKDGILHEMARQTRQAVEESDIVVFICDGRNGLAPQDKHIADYLRKTGRPIFLVVNKAEGMKYSAVAADFYELGLGDPRAISAAHGDGVTEMINEALEQAYADRPEESEDDAKKHGIKIAIVGRPNVGKSTLVNTLIGEDRVIAFDMPGTTRDSIYVDFERNGKKYTLIDTAGLRRRGKVFEAIEKFSVVKTLQSIADANVVILLLDARQEVSDQDAHIAGFVVEQGRALVVGVNKWDGLDEHARDQIKHHLARKLKFLDFAKFHFISATEKFGIPTLMRSVDDAYAAAMAKLPTPKLTRALIEAVEFQQPRRRGPVRPKLRYAHQGGQNPPIIVIHGNALDAVTETYKRYLENRFRETFSLTGTPLRIEFRSSTNPYSDKDKN; encoded by the coding sequence ATGAAACCCGTAATCGCCCTCGTCGGGCGCCCCAATGTGGGGAAATCCACGCTGTTCAACCGGCTCACGCGTTCGCGCGATGCGCTGGTGGCCGACCTGCCTGGCCTCACGCGCGACCGTCACTACGGCGAAGGGCGCACGGGCGACCGCGCGTATCTCGTGGTCGACACCGGCGGCTTCGAGCCGGTCGCGAAAGACGGCATCCTGCACGAAATGGCGCGGCAGACGCGCCAGGCCGTGGAAGAATCCGACATCGTCGTATTCATTTGCGACGGCCGCAACGGGCTCGCGCCGCAGGACAAGCACATTGCCGATTACCTGCGCAAAACCGGCCGGCCGATCTTCCTCGTCGTCAACAAGGCCGAAGGCATGAAGTACAGCGCCGTGGCCGCCGACTTCTACGAACTGGGCCTCGGCGACCCGCGCGCGATTTCCGCCGCGCACGGCGACGGCGTGACGGAAATGATCAACGAGGCGCTCGAACAGGCCTACGCCGATCGTCCGGAAGAATCCGAAGACGACGCCAAGAAGCACGGCATCAAGATCGCCATCGTCGGCCGTCCGAACGTGGGCAAGTCCACGCTCGTCAATACGCTGATCGGCGAAGACCGCGTGATCGCGTTCGACATGCCGGGCACGACGCGCGACTCGATCTACGTCGATTTCGAGCGCAACGGCAAGAAGTACACGCTCATCGACACGGCCGGGCTGCGCCGCCGCGGCAAGGTGTTCGAGGCAATCGAGAAGTTCTCGGTGGTCAAAACGCTGCAGTCGATCGCCGACGCCAATGTCGTGATCCTGCTGCTCGACGCGCGCCAGGAAGTGTCCGATCAGGACGCGCACATCGCGGGCTTCGTGGTGGAGCAGGGCCGCGCGCTGGTGGTGGGCGTGAACAAATGGGACGGCCTCGACGAGCACGCGCGCGACCAGATCAAGCATCACCTCGCGCGCAAGCTCAAGTTCCTCGATTTCGCGAAGTTCCACTTCATTTCGGCAACGGAAAAGTTCGGCATTCCCACGCTGATGCGCTCGGTCGACGATGCCTACGCCGCCGCCATGGCGAAGCTGCCGACGCCCAAGCTCACGCGCGCGCTGATCGAAGCCGTGGAATTCCAGCAGCCGCGCCGCCGCGGACCGGTGCGCCCGAAGCTGCGCTACGCGCACCAGGGGGGGCAGAACCCGCCGATCATCGTGATTCACGGCAATGCGCTCGACGCCGTGACCGAGACTTACAAGCGTTATCTGGAGAATCGTTTCCGGGAAACTTTCTCGCTGACGGGCACTCCATTGCGCATAGAGTTTCGTTCTTCGACGAATCCCTATAGCGACAAGGATAAAAACTAG
- the hfq gene encoding RNA chaperone Hfq: protein MSNKGQLLQDPFLNALRKEHVPVSIYLVNGIKLQGNIESFDQYVVLLRNTVTQMVYKHAISTVVPARPVNFHPDSEAS from the coding sequence ATGAGCAACAAAGGGCAATTGTTACAAGACCCGTTTCTGAACGCGCTGCGCAAGGAGCACGTGCCTGTTTCGATCTATCTGGTCAACGGCATCAAGCTTCAAGGGAACATTGAATCGTTCGACCAGTACGTCGTGTTGCTCCGTAATACGGTTACGCAAATGGTTTACAAGCACGCCATTTCCACGGTGGTCCCGGCCCGTCCGGTGAACTTCCACCCGGACTCGGAAGCGTCCTGA
- the hflX gene encoding GTPase HflX → MINAALVGIDFGKTDFEASLEELSLLAKSAGASPVVTLTGRRSSPDAAMFIGSGKAEELRLACEANDIEIVIFNHALSPAQQRNLERALNRRVVDRTSLILDIFAQRARSHEGKLQVELAQLQYLATRLVRAWTHLERQKGGIGLRGPGETQLETDRRLIGERIKMLQGKLAKLRRQHGTQRRQRERTRTMSVSLVGYTNAGKSTLFNALTKAQAYAADQLFATLDTTSRRVWLGDQVGQIVLSDTVGFIRELPHQLVAAFRATLQETVQADLLLHVVDASSAVRLDQIDQVNGVLHDIGADTIRQVLVFNKIDAVPELAARGGTVERDEYGNISRVFLSARTGVGLDALRAAIAEIASAEPLADASQPLAADWNAALQEPRREHEHER, encoded by the coding sequence TTGATCAACGCCGCACTTGTCGGCATCGACTTCGGCAAGACCGACTTCGAAGCCAGCCTCGAAGAACTCAGCCTGCTCGCCAAAAGCGCGGGCGCCTCTCCCGTCGTCACGCTCACCGGGCGCCGTTCCAGCCCCGACGCCGCCATGTTCATCGGCAGCGGCAAGGCCGAGGAACTCCGTCTCGCCTGCGAAGCGAACGACATCGAAATCGTCATCTTCAATCACGCGCTCTCGCCGGCCCAGCAACGTAATCTGGAACGTGCGCTAAATCGTCGCGTGGTGGATCGCACGAGCCTCATTCTCGACATCTTCGCGCAGCGCGCCCGCAGCCACGAAGGCAAGCTGCAGGTCGAACTCGCGCAGTTGCAATATCTCGCCACGCGCCTCGTGCGCGCGTGGACTCACCTGGAGCGGCAGAAGGGCGGTATCGGTCTGCGCGGCCCGGGTGAAACCCAGCTCGAAACCGACCGCCGCCTGATTGGCGAGCGCATCAAGATGCTGCAGGGCAAGCTCGCGAAACTGCGTCGCCAGCACGGCACGCAGCGGCGTCAGCGCGAACGCACGCGCACGATGTCGGTGTCGCTCGTGGGCTATACGAACGCGGGCAAATCCACGCTGTTCAACGCGCTCACCAAGGCGCAGGCCTACGCGGCCGACCAGTTGTTCGCAACGCTCGACACCACCTCGCGGCGCGTCTGGCTCGGCGACCAGGTGGGCCAGATCGTGCTGTCCGATACCGTCGGGTTCATCCGCGAATTGCCTCACCAACTGGTGGCCGCATTCCGCGCAACCTTGCAGGAAACCGTGCAGGCCGACTTGCTGCTGCACGTGGTGGATGCATCGAGCGCCGTGCGGCTCGATCAGATCGATCAGGTCAACGGTGTGCTGCACGACATCGGCGCGGATACGATCCGCCAGGTGCTCGTCTTCAACAAAATCGACGCCGTGCCCGAACTGGCGGCCCGAGGCGGGACGGTCGAGCGTGATGAATATGGTAATATTTCGCGCGTCTTTTTGAGCGCGCGCACGGGCGTCGGACTGGATGCGCTGCGCGCCGCCATCGCCGAAATCGCGTCTGCCGAGCCGCTCGCCGATGCGTCGCAGCCTCTGGCCGCCGACTGGAACGCGGCACTGCAAGAACCCCGCCGGGAACACGAGCACGAACGCTAG